Proteins found in one Streptomyces sp. NBC_00461 genomic segment:
- a CDS encoding VOC family protein, with translation MNAAPIVGTPVVRPGHFHRLGIACEPRQHMDAWLRRVLGARPLQVRTRQVHGLPIDTQDGNHWQESGVDIQLLRLGQDPVALFTATAASGPLGRYVARYGPGLHSVAWTIDDLWAAETLLRRRNVRITGADVPGRHFFMHPADTSGLLVEWTDSEFVDDSRGGEPTVDGRPGLVDVRGVAWLTVTVRDARKSAELLASLMEMAPAPGHPVGQHEDSVDLRIGGVTVRLVSPLSGRSRYAEALERHGERLHGVCLVVDELDTALGQLEDEGVTVVERAGPQAWTDPASTLGLPLEWIDRRALPAG, from the coding sequence ATGAACGCTGCACCGATCGTGGGAACTCCGGTGGTACGACCCGGGCACTTCCATCGACTGGGCATCGCATGCGAGCCCCGCCAGCACATGGACGCGTGGCTGCGCCGCGTGCTCGGGGCCCGGCCGCTCCAGGTACGGACGCGTCAGGTGCACGGCCTCCCGATAGACACCCAGGACGGCAACCACTGGCAGGAGTCGGGTGTCGACATCCAGCTCCTGCGGCTCGGCCAGGACCCCGTCGCGCTGTTCACGGCGACGGCCGCCTCGGGGCCGCTGGGGCGCTACGTAGCGCGCTACGGTCCCGGGCTGCACTCGGTCGCCTGGACGATCGACGACCTGTGGGCGGCGGAGACGCTGCTGCGGCGCAGGAATGTACGGATCACCGGGGCTGATGTGCCGGGGCGGCATTTCTTCATGCATCCGGCGGACACATCGGGGCTGTTGGTCGAGTGGACGGACAGCGAGTTCGTCGACGACTCACGCGGCGGCGAGCCGACGGTCGACGGCCGGCCGGGACTCGTCGACGTACGGGGTGTCGCCTGGCTGACGGTGACCGTGCGCGACGCCCGAAAGAGCGCGGAGCTGCTCGCCTCGCTCATGGAGATGGCACCGGCTCCGGGACACCCGGTCGGGCAACACGAGGACTCCGTCGATCTACGCATCGGCGGCGTGACGGTACGCCTCGTGTCACCCCTCAGCGGCCGCAGTCGGTACGCCGAGGCCCTGGAGCGGCACGGCGAGCGGCTGCACGGCGTGTGCCTCGTGGTGGACGAACTCGACACCGCACTGGGACAGTTGGAGGACGAGGGCGTGACGGTCGTCGAGCGTGCGGGGCCTCAGGCGTGGACGGATCCCGCGAGCACGCTCGGCCTGCCGCTGGAGTGGATCGACCGGCGGGCCCTGCCGGCCGGATGA